Proteins from one Ranitomeya variabilis isolate aRanVar5 chromosome 1, aRanVar5.hap1, whole genome shotgun sequence genomic window:
- the PTGER4 gene encoding prostaglandin E2 receptor EP4 subtype, with amino-acid sequence MYPEENLTTGAPNATLLPLGSPSAGRPPTIPAVMFLLGVVGNLIAIVVLCKSRKEQKETTFYTLVCGLALTDLLGTCLVSPVTIATYLQSRWPGGDALCEYTSFILLFFGLSGLSIICAMSVERYLAINHAYFYSHYVDKRLAGLTLCAIYASNVLFCALPSMGLGRSTLQYPHTWCFIDWRSNVSTQAAYSYMYAGFSSFLILVTVLFNVLVCAALIRMHRQFVRRTSLGTDTRITDFRRRRSFRRMAGVEIQMVMVLVVTSVVILICSSPLVVRIFINQLYQPPVEKDIASNLDLKAIRLASINPILDPWIYILLRKTVLSKVIEKIKCLFCRIGSGRRPHSAGSFNCTDGKRASSVLSSHSPSFVCRELREVSSTSQTLLYPLELSDSFRSSTVLPGATMPINLPGAPDRTLRGSDQSVSSQGPDSEKVLLVNETQPRQNSTSSKGNPLHVTFPNETLNVSEKCI; translated from the exons ATGTACCCAGAGGAGAACCTGACCACCGGCGCCCCCAATGCCACCCTGCTGCCGCTGGGCAGCCCCAGTGCCGGCCGGCCCCCCACCATCCCGGCCGTCATGTTCCTCCTGGGGGTGGTGGGGAACCTGATCGCCATCGTGGTCCTGTGCAAGTCCCGCAAGGAGCAGAAGGAGACCACGTTCTACACGCTGGTGTGCGGCCTGGCGCTCACCGACCTGCTGGGCACCTGCCTGGTGAGCCCGGTCACCATCGCCACCTACCTGCAGAGCCGCTGGCCGGGCGGGGACGCGCTGTGTGAGTACACCTCGTTCATCCTGCTGTTCTTCGGGCTGTCCGGCCTCAGCATCATCTGCGCCATGTCCGTGGAGCGCTACCTGGCCATCAACCATGCCTACTTCTACAGCCACTACGTGGACAAGCGGCTGGCGGGGCTCACCCTGTGCGCCATCTACGCGTCCAACGTGCTGTTCTGCGCGCTGCCCAGCATGGGCCTGGGCCGCTCCACCCTGCAGTACCCGCACACCTGGTGCTTCATCGACTGGCGGAGCAACGTGTCCACCCAGGCCGCCTACTCCTACATGTACGCCGGCTTCAGCTCCTTCCTCATCCTGGTCACCGTGCTCTTCAACGTGCTGGTGTGCGCCGCGCTCATCCGCATGCACCGGCAGTTCGTGCGCAGGACCTCGCTGGGCACCGACACCCGCATCACCGACTTCAGGAGGCGGCGGAGCTTCCGCAGGATGGCGGGGGTCGAGATCCAGATGGTGATGGTGCTGGTGGTCACCTCCGTGGTGATCCTCATCTGCTCCAGCCCCCTGGTG GTACGGATTTTCATCAACCAGCTCTATCAACCACCGGTGGAGAAGGACATAGCAAGCAACCTGGACCTGAAGGCCATCAGACTTGCATCAATCAATCCCATCTTGGATCCATGGATTTATATCCTCCTAAGGAAGACTGTACTTAGCAAAGTCATTGAAAAGATCAAGTGTCTATTCTGCCGGATCGGCAGCGGCAGGAGGCCACACTCCGCAGGAAGCTTCAATTGCACGGATGGAAAAAGAGCCTCTTCGGTTCTTTCAAGTCATTCTCCATCTTTTGTATGCAGAGAGCTCAGAGAAGTTAGCTCTACGTCCCAGACTTTACTCTATCCTCTTGAACTGAGCGATAGCTTCAGGAGCAGCACAGTTTTACCTGGGGCTACTATGCCTATAAATCTTCCAGGAGCTCCAGATAGGACGTTACGTGGTTCTGACCAGTCTGTGTCCTCTCAGGGTCCAGATTCTGAGAAAGTACTGTTAGTAAACGAGACCCAGCCAAGACAGAACAGCACTTCATCTAAGGGAAACCCACTTCACGTCACTTTTCCCAATGAGACCTTGAATGTATCAGAGAAATGTATCTAG